Sequence from the Syntrophorhabdaceae bacterium genome:
TTACGGGCCTCTGGCTCATCGGTGTCTGGGAGAGGAGTCCCGCGTCCCAAAAGATCAAACAGCTTTGCGGCAATCCTGAAGCAGTGCCGTCAGCTTACTCCCTCTACGACTACCGGATCTCCGATGATCTCGGGGGCGATGAGGCATTCCAGGGTCTCAAGGAGAGGGCCTGGATGCGGGGTGTGAGACTCGCAAGCGACATGGTCCCGAACCACGTGGGAATCTCTTCGCGATGGGTCGTCGAACATCCCGACTGGTTCATATCGCTCGATCATAACCCTTTTCCCTGGTACGGTTTTAACGGCCCCGATCTCTCGCATGACGAGCGGGTTTCCATCCAAATCGAGGACCATTACTATGACCGTTCCGACGCGGCCGTGGTTTTTAGAAGAAGGGACCGATGGACAGGCGATGAACGATACGTCTATCACGGAAATGACGGTACCAGCATGCCATGGAACGACACGGCCCAGCTCAACTACCTGAACCCCGAGGTTCGCGAAGCCATGATCCGCACCATATTGCATGTGGCCCGTCAATTCCCCGTTATTCGTTTTGACGCGGCAATGACGCTCACAAAAAGGCATTACCAGAGATTGTGGTATCCTGACCCCGGCACCGGCGGGGCCATTCCTACGCGAGTCGAACACAGCCTTTCAAAGGAAAAGTTCGATCAGCTGATGCCCAACGAGTTCTGGAGGGAGGTTGTTGATCGCATTGCAGAAGAGGCGCCTGATACCCTTCTTCTGGCAGAGGCTTTCTGGCTGCTGGAAGGATATTTTGTTCGGACCCTCGGCATGCACAGGGTTTACAACAGTGCCTTCATGAACATGCTCCGGGATGAAGACAACGCCAAGTACCGTACGGTCATGAAGAACACCCTTGAATTTGATCCTGAAATTCTGAGGCGCTTTGTCAATTTCATGAACAACCCCGATGAACGAACAGCGGTTGATCAGTTCGGAAAGGATGATAAATATTTCGGCGTCTGTACACTCATGGCCACGATGCCGGGACTGCCCATGTTCGGTCATGGACAGATTGAAGGCTATGCCGAAAAATACGGCATGGAATACCGGCGCGCATATTGGGACGAGACACCCGATCAGTATCTCGTCGAGCGGCACGAACGGGAGATATTTCCGCTCCTCCACATAAGGCCGCTCTTTGCCGGTGTGGAGCATTTTCTGCTCTACGATTTTTTTACCGTGGACGGACGCGTTAACGAAGACGTCTTCGCCTATTCGAACAAATCGGACAACGAGCGAAGTCTTGTGGTCTTCAACAACCACGATCAAGGCGCCGCCGGATGGATACGAACGTCGGTTGCCTATTCTTCACGGGAGGAAGGGGCGGAGGCCAAAAGGCTTGTCCAGAAGACGCTTGGTCAGGGGCTCACTGTGACGAATGAGCCCGGTCACTTTACGATCTTTCGTGATCACATCTCGCATCTCGAATACGTGCGGGACAATAGAGAACTCGCTGAAAAGGGCCTCTATATCGAAGTCGGTCCCTACAAGTGCCACACGTTTCTTAACTTTCGCGAGGTGCGGGACAACGAGTGGCGTCACTATGCCATGGTTGCCGGATATCTCTCGGGTCGGGGGGTTCCGAGCATCGAAGAATCCATGCAGGAGCTTTTTCTCAGACCGGTTCACGAGCGATTGAAAGAGCTCATCAATGTCCGTATGCTCGAGAGGCTCTCTCAAACTGCACTTGAATTGAAAGAGACCTCAAGTAAGCCAACTACATCCGCGTTGATCGGAGAAATTGAAGAAAAAACCATGAACCTCATCCGCGAGATCAAACAATTCGCCTCGGCGGAAGGTGATGAAGCCCATCTCACGAGTCAGATCATAGCGAAGCTCAATGCTATGTTATCCGCACCACTGGTCCCCGAATATCTGCCGCCAGGTCGCCCGACAGCGGCTCATTTTTGTTGGCTCTTTG
This genomic interval carries:
- a CDS encoding alpha-amylase family glycosyl hydrolase, producing the protein MTASTMQKDGQKPFREFHVSRKTRDKYDFNESLFTLSGNVIFANYLAARTFAQKMNMKRDLLNYPERAVKAGQLIAMGLIDEILHYIFGLYMEQSEPAIMEEAMDFLSQKLGREALEKAIRRFTDEFPPLHVYRRDIDIESYLDGETAGVKNRLIVLEEMLLLWLANTNPAFSPFFELFEDTSLRQSTKYLSIIESLRSYFQTKPYFGPEHQNLVDMMRSAAVAAPHSLAGQLEYIMEHWGYLLGKYFHRMLKALDLFKEEEKSPFLGPGPAEVYRYTGLEFEAERFTPDREWMPRLVLMAKNIYVWLDQLSKKYGRLISKLNEIPDEELEILQTRGFTGLWLIGVWERSPASQKIKQLCGNPEAVPSAYSLYDYRISDDLGGDEAFQGLKERAWMRGVRLASDMVPNHVGISSRWVVEHPDWFISLDHNPFPWYGFNGPDLSHDERVSIQIEDHYYDRSDAAVVFRRRDRWTGDERYVYHGNDGTSMPWNDTAQLNYLNPEVREAMIRTILHVARQFPVIRFDAAMTLTKRHYQRLWYPDPGTGGAIPTRVEHSLSKEKFDQLMPNEFWREVVDRIAEEAPDTLLLAEAFWLLEGYFVRTLGMHRVYNSAFMNMLRDEDNAKYRTVMKNTLEFDPEILRRFVNFMNNPDERTAVDQFGKDDKYFGVCTLMATMPGLPMFGHGQIEGYAEKYGMEYRRAYWDETPDQYLVERHEREIFPLLHIRPLFAGVEHFLLYDFFTVDGRVNEDVFAYSNKSDNERSLVVFNNHDQGAAGWIRTSVAYSSREEGAEAKRLVQKTLGQGLTVTNEPGHFTIFRDHISHLEYVRDNRELAEKGLYIEVGPYKCHTFLNFREVRDNEWRHYAMVAGYLSGRGVPSIEESMQELFLRPVHERLKELINVRMLERLSQTALELKETSSKPTTSALIGEIEEKTMNLIREIKQFASAEGDEAHLTSQIIAKLNAMLSAPLVPEYLPPGRPTAAHFCWLFVHALGKITNETSAVNEISRSWIDEWMLDRIITATLSELGCDDKALWEDLLLIRIFTAHQGWYANGEAADVYRLLEPFVSDSEVQRFLKINRYKETLWFNKETFELLLSW